One window of the Populus trichocarpa isolate Nisqually-1 chromosome 9, P.trichocarpa_v4.1, whole genome shotgun sequence genome contains the following:
- the LOC7494302 gene encoding GATA transcription factor 5: MEFRVEERALKSSLLRELDTKTTSEQAFCEDFLALNTPGVVSFDQDFSVDCFLDFSNGEFNDGYVQEQEEEKDSISVSSQDRVDDDFNSNSSSFSDSFLASELAVPTDDIAELEWVSHFVDDSVSDVSLLVPACKGSSKRHAKNRFEPETKPTFAKTSCLFPSRVPSKARTKRSRPTGRTWSAGSNQSETPSSSTSSTSSMPCLVATNTVQTADSLSWLSEQPMKISKKRPAVHTSGLMASTQFQRRCSHCQVQKTPQWRTGPLGAKTLCNACGVRYKSGRLFPEYRPACSPTFSSEVHSNSHRKVLEMRRKKEVAGAEPRLNQMVPSF; encoded by the exons ATGGAATTCCGCGTGGAAGAAAGAGCCTTGAAGTCAAGTCTACTTAGAGAACTAGATACAAAAACAACCAGCGAACAAGCTTTTTGTGAAGATTTCTTGGCTCTGAACACACCTGGTGTTGTTTCATTTGATCAAGATTTCTCAGTTGATTGTTTCCTGGACTTCTCTAATGGTGAATTCAATGATGGTTATgtacaagaacaagaagaagagaaagactCTATTTCTGTTTCCTCTCAAGACcgtgttgatgatgattttaACTCTAATTCCAGCAGTTTCTCTGATTCTTTTCTCGCAAGTGAACTTGCTGTACCA ACTGATGATATTGCAGAGCTTGAATGGGTATCTCACTTCGTGGATGATTCCGTGTCTGATGTCTCTCTTTTGGTTCCTGCCTGTAAAGGATCATCAAAACGCCATGCAAAGAACCGGTTTGAACCAGAAACCAAACCTACTTTCGCAAAAACTTCTTGTCTTTTTCCTTCGCGGGTTCCCTCCAAGGCGAGAACCAAAAGGTCCAGACCCACTGGTCGGACCTGGTCGGCTGGGTCGAACCAATCAGAGACACCGTCATCTTCAACATCATCGACCTCGTCAATGCCTTGTCTTGTTGCAACCAACACGGTTCAGACAGCTGACTCGTTATCGTGGTTGAGTGAACAACCGatgaaaatttcaaagaaaagacCGGCGGTTCATACCAGTGGGTTAATGGCTTCAACCCAATTTCAGCGTCGGTGCAGTCATTGCCAGGTCCAAAAGACCCCACAGTGGCGAACCGGTCCCCTTGGTGCCAAAACTCTATGCAATGCTTGCGGGGTTCGTTATAAATCCGGTCGGCTCTTTCCGGAATACAGACCGGCATGCAGCCCTACCTTTTCGAGTGAAGTTCACTCAAATAGCCATCGAAAAGTGTTAGAGATGAGAAGGAAGAAGGAAGTTGCTGGAGCCGAGCCCAGGTTGAACCAGATGGTTCCTAGTTTTTGA